One window from the genome of Spirosoma rhododendri encodes:
- a CDS encoding L-rhamnose mutarotase, translated as MRYCLALDLKDDPALIAEYERQHVQIRPEIDASIRTSGINDMQIFRVGNRLFMIIETDENFSFDTKAAMDAANPAVQEWETFVSTFQQPLPFARPGEKWVLMKQIFAL; from the coding sequence ATGCGTTACTGCCTCGCCCTCGACCTCAAAGACGACCCCGCGCTGATCGCCGAATATGAACGGCAGCACGTGCAGATTCGCCCCGAAATCGACGCCAGTATCCGTACGTCGGGTATCAACGATATGCAGATTTTTCGGGTCGGCAATCGGCTGTTCATGATTATCGAAACGGACGAAAACTTTTCGTTCGACACCAAAGCGGCTATGGACGCGGCCAACCCGGCGGTGCAGGAGTGGGAAACGTTCGTCAGCACGTTTCAGCAGCCATTACCCTTCGCCAGACCCGGCGAAAAGTGGGTACTGATGAAGCAGATCTTCGCGTTGTAG